In the Kribbella sp. NBC_00482 genome, one interval contains:
- a CDS encoding aldo/keto reductase, producing the protein MTANTRQLSNGTEIPVLGLGVWQVDDGAECERAVTWALEAGYRLIDTAQAYQNEASVGKAIRESGVPREEIFLTTKFYPGGKDARVEAEKSLERLGTDYLDLYLIHWPQGGPTWAWPAMEAAVDAGLTKGIGISNFSSAELQELSKIARIQPAANQIQFSPFEYRKDLVAACEEANVVAQAYSPLGTGRHLGDPVIARIAEATGHTPAQVLIRWAIQKGLSVIPKSIHQDRIVENFNVFDFELDDAAIADLDGLDTTNLTADALSQSGKWWS; encoded by the coding sequence ATGACCGCTAATACTCGGCAGCTGTCCAATGGAACTGAGATCCCCGTGCTTGGGCTTGGGGTCTGGCAGGTGGATGACGGGGCGGAGTGCGAGCGCGCCGTCACCTGGGCGCTCGAGGCCGGCTACCGGCTGATCGACACCGCGCAGGCCTACCAGAACGAGGCCAGTGTCGGGAAGGCGATCCGGGAGAGCGGGGTCCCGCGCGAAGAGATCTTCCTGACGACGAAGTTCTACCCGGGTGGGAAGGACGCGCGGGTCGAGGCGGAGAAGAGCCTCGAGCGACTCGGGACCGACTACCTCGACCTCTACCTGATCCACTGGCCGCAGGGCGGGCCGACCTGGGCCTGGCCGGCCATGGAGGCGGCCGTGGACGCGGGCCTCACCAAGGGCATCGGCATCTCCAACTTCAGCTCCGCCGAGCTGCAGGAGCTGAGCAAGATCGCCCGCATCCAGCCGGCCGCGAACCAGATCCAGTTCAGCCCGTTCGAGTACCGCAAGGACCTCGTCGCGGCCTGTGAAGAGGCGAACGTCGTCGCGCAGGCCTACAGCCCGCTCGGCACCGGCCGCCACCTCGGCGACCCGGTCATCGCCCGGATCGCGGAGGCGACCGGCCACACGCCGGCGCAGGTCCTGATCCGCTGGGCCATTCAGAAGGGGCTCTCGGTCATCCCGAAGTCCATCCACCAGGACCGCATCGTCGAGAACTTCAACGTCTTCGACTTCGAACTCGACGACGCGGCGATCGCCGACCTCGACGGCCTCGACACCACGAACCTGACCGCGGACGCCCTGTCCCAGAGCGGCAAGTGGTGGTCCTGA
- a CDS encoding protein meaA → MATDKDRPWVMRTYAGHSSAVESNALFRRNLAKGQTGLSVAFDLPTQTGYDADHPLAKGEVGKVGVPVAHLGDVRALFDQIPLAQMNTSMTINATAMWLLALYQVAAQEQGALPDELTGTTQNDIVKEYLSRGTYAFPPDASLRLTTDVIAYTVATMPKWNPINICSYHLQEAGATPVQELAFALSTAIAVLDRVRDGGQVPPERFGDVVQRISFFVNAGVRFIEETCKMRAFVRLWDELTLQRYGVTDAKARRLRYGVQVNSLGLTEAQPENNVQRIVLEMLGVTLSKNARARAVQLPAWNEALGLPRPWDQQWSLRMQQVLAYESDLLEYDDIFDGSHVIEAKVEALVAGAQEEIDRVQAMGGAVAAVESGYLKQALVGSHAERRQRIESGEQVVVGVNKFENTEPSPLTADLDTAIQTVDPAAESAALESLEKWRGLRDAPAVEAALAKLRAAAKTTDNLMPVTLECARAGVTTGEWSGVLREMYGEYRAPTGVSGSVGVSGGGAEIAAVREKVSATSSELGGRLRFLVGKPGLDGHSNGAEQVAVRARDVGFEVIYQGIRLTPEQIVAAAVAEDVHCVGLSILSGSHMELVPQVVEGLREAGLEDVPVVVGGIVPDADAKALRAAGVAAVYTPKDYDLTGMMSDVVDVIRQANKL, encoded by the coding sequence ATGGCGACCGACAAGGATCGACCCTGGGTGATGCGGACGTACGCGGGCCACTCGTCCGCGGTGGAGTCCAACGCGCTGTTCCGGCGGAACCTCGCGAAGGGCCAGACCGGGCTGTCGGTCGCGTTCGACCTGCCGACCCAGACCGGGTACGACGCGGACCACCCGCTCGCGAAGGGTGAGGTCGGGAAGGTCGGCGTACCGGTCGCGCATCTGGGCGACGTACGGGCGTTGTTCGACCAGATCCCGCTTGCCCAGATGAACACGTCGATGACGATCAACGCGACCGCGATGTGGCTGCTCGCGCTCTACCAGGTGGCCGCGCAGGAGCAGGGCGCGCTGCCGGACGAGCTGACCGGGACCACGCAGAACGACATCGTCAAGGAGTACCTGTCGCGCGGCACGTACGCGTTCCCGCCGGACGCGTCGCTGCGGCTCACGACCGACGTGATCGCGTACACGGTCGCCACCATGCCGAAGTGGAATCCGATCAACATCTGCAGCTACCACCTGCAGGAGGCCGGCGCGACGCCCGTCCAGGAGTTGGCGTTCGCGCTGTCGACGGCGATCGCCGTACTCGACCGGGTGCGTGACGGCGGGCAGGTCCCGCCGGAGCGGTTCGGGGACGTGGTGCAGCGGATCTCGTTCTTCGTGAACGCCGGCGTGCGGTTCATCGAGGAGACGTGCAAGATGCGTGCCTTCGTCCGGTTGTGGGACGAGCTGACGCTGCAGCGGTACGGCGTGACGGACGCGAAGGCCCGGCGGCTGCGGTACGGCGTACAGGTGAACTCGCTCGGGCTGACGGAGGCGCAGCCGGAGAACAACGTGCAGCGGATCGTCCTCGAGATGCTCGGGGTGACGCTGTCGAAGAACGCGCGGGCGCGGGCGGTCCAGCTGCCGGCGTGGAACGAGGCGCTCGGGTTGCCGCGACCGTGGGACCAGCAGTGGTCGTTGCGGATGCAGCAAGTACTGGCGTACGAGTCCGACCTGCTCGAGTACGACGACATCTTCGACGGGTCGCACGTGATCGAGGCGAAAGTCGAGGCGCTGGTCGCCGGTGCGCAGGAGGAGATCGACCGCGTGCAGGCGATGGGTGGCGCGGTCGCCGCCGTCGAGAGCGGGTACCTGAAGCAGGCGCTGGTCGGGTCGCATGCCGAGCGGCGGCAGCGGATCGAGTCCGGCGAGCAGGTCGTCGTCGGGGTGAACAAGTTCGAGAACACCGAGCCGTCGCCTCTGACAGCCGACCTGGACACAGCGATCCAGACCGTCGACCCGGCAGCCGAATCGGCTGCGCTGGAGTCGCTGGAGAAGTGGCGCGGCCTTCGCGACGCGCCGGCGGTCGAGGCAGCGCTTGCGAAGCTGCGTGCTGCCGCGAAGACGACCGACAACCTGATGCCCGTGACGCTCGAGTGCGCTCGCGCCGGCGTGACGACCGGCGAATGGTCCGGCGTACTGCGGGAGATGTACGGCGAGTACCGCGCACCAACTGGTGTTTCCGGATCCGTTGGGGTGTCGGGTGGTGGCGCCGAGATCGCTGCGGTCCGTGAGAAGGTTTCGGCGACCTCCTCCGAGCTAGGCGGCCGCCTCCGCTTCCTGGTCGGCAAACCCGGCCTGGACGGCCACTCGAACGGCGCCGAGCAGGTCGCGGTCCGCGCCCGCGACGTCGGCTTCGAGGTCATCTACCAAGGCATCCGCCTCACCCCCGAGCAGATCGTCGCCGCGGCCGTCGCCGAGGACGTCCACTGCGTCGGCCTCTCGATCCTGTCCGGATCCCACATGGAACTGGTCCCGCAGGTAGTCGAAGGCCTCCGCGAGGCAGGCCTGGAGGACGTCCCGGTCGTCGTCGGCGGCATCGTCCCCGACGCCGACGCGAAAGCGCTCCGGGCCGCCGGAGTAGCGGCCGTCTACACACCGAAGGACTACGACCTCACCGGCATGATGTCGGACGTCGTCGACGTCATCCGCCAGGCCAACAAGTTGTAA
- a CDS encoding STAS domain-containing protein, producing MLAPTHSKPDNVVHLTGILDVRTVGDVRQTLNDLIDASDGDVIVDLEAVDAVDATGLGLLVATHRRTQSLGRQLVLWHPMPSVVRILAVTRLHRVLNVERTPLPISA from the coding sequence ATGCTCGCACCGACCCACAGCAAGCCTGACAACGTCGTACACCTGACCGGCATCCTGGACGTGCGCACTGTCGGCGACGTCCGTCAAACTCTCAACGACCTGATCGACGCCTCGGACGGCGACGTGATCGTCGACCTGGAAGCGGTCGATGCGGTCGACGCGACCGGTCTCGGCCTGCTGGTCGCGACCCACCGCCGGACCCAGTCGCTCGGCCGGCAACTGGTCCTCTGGCACCCGATGCCGTCGGTGGTCCGCATCCTCGCGGTCACGCGCCTGCACCGCGTCCTCAACGTCGAAAGAACCCCGCTACCGATCAGCGCCTGA